From a single Notolabrus celidotus isolate fNotCel1 chromosome 7, fNotCel1.pri, whole genome shotgun sequence genomic region:
- the aanat1 gene encoding serotonin N-acetyltransferase — protein sequence MSVMSAVPFMRPLHMRSPVPQGRRHTLPASEFRSLSPEDAISVFEIEREAFISVSGECPLHLDEVRHFLTLCPELSLGWFEEGRLVAFIIGSLWDQERLNMDALTLHKPHGTTVHIHVLAVHRTFRQQGKGSILMWRYLQYLRCLPYVRRAVLMCEDFLVPFYRKSGFKVQGPSEITVGPLTFIELLYPVRGHAFMRRNSGC from the exons ATGTCGGTAATGAGCGCAGTTCCGTTTATGAGACCGCTCCACATGCGCTCTCCGGTGCCGCAGGGCCGCCGACACACGCTGCCGGCCAGCGAGTTTCGCTCCCTCAGCCCGGAGGATGCCATCAGTGTGTTTGAGATAGAAAGAGAAG CCTTCATCTCAGTATCCGGAGAGTGTCCCCTCCACCTGGACGAGGTGCGTCACTTCCTAACTCTGTGTCCTGAGTTGTCTCTTGGCTGGTTCGAGGAGGGACGGCTGGTGGCATTCATCATCGGCTCACTGTGGGACCAGGAGAGACTTAACATG GATGCCCTCACTCTCCATAAGCCCCATGGGACCACAGTCCATATCCACGTCCTGGCCGTACACCGCACCTTCCGCCAGCAGGGCAAAGGCTCTATCCTGATGTGGCGTTACCTACAGTACCTGCGTTGCCTGCCCTACGTCCGCCGTGCCGTACTCATGTGTGAAGACTTCCTGGTTCCCTTCTACCGGAAGTCTGGTTTCAAGGTGCAGGGCCCCAGTGAGATCACTGTGGGACCCCTCACCTTCATCGAGCTGCTGTACCCAGTCAGGGGCCATGCCTTCATGAGGCGAAACAGCGGGTGTTGA